The following are from one region of the Juglans regia cultivar Chandler chromosome 10, Walnut 2.0, whole genome shotgun sequence genome:
- the LOC109003395 gene encoding uncharacterized protein LOC109003395 isoform X1, with protein sequence MAGSDPRKQLLTLIRDFASEKSQGERRVIGLKKRIEELLSELDVANAELEDAKRAKETVEQELRGYEVENAMNDHSIQTLDARICLIQDEISSVGSDLDALKVKEGTSRDEFIGQMCKLNTMIRKFQETIACNVHYENHVGTAAEAEHKHAEEVTEAALKTMEDTLSHTISQISKEEEEYQAEQDIQKKCQQELVDLEKKVSLMEVILKVTKALQDMTRQTSELEVTCASLGEELQRRCVCPSCHLDNVEALGKLLQ encoded by the exons ATGGCGGGAAGTGACCCTCGGAAGCAACTCCTAACTCTAATCCGAGACTTTGCCTCTGAAAAATCGCAAGGAGAGAGAAGAGTTATTGGCTTAAAGAAGCGAATCGAAGAACTTCTCTCTGAGCTCGACGTAGCAAATGCAGAGCTCGAAGATGCCAAGCGTGCGAAAGAAACTGTTGAGCAAGAGCTTAGAGGCTACGAAGTTGAAAATGCTATGAACGACCATTCGATACAGACCCTAGATGCTAGAATATGTCTGATTCAGGACGAGATATCCTCTGTTGGATCTGATCTAGATGCTCTTAAGGTTAAAGAAGGAACTTCGCGAGATGAGTTTATAGGACAAATGTGTAAGCTTAACACCATGATAAGGAAATTCCAAGAGACAATTGCTTGTAATGTACACTATGAAAATCATGTTGGAACTGCAGCAGAAGCAGAACACAAACATGCGGAGGAAGTCACTGAAGCTGCTTTAAAAACTATGGAGGATACACTGTCCCATACAATCTCTCAAATAAgtaaagaggaagaagaatacCAAGCAGAGCAGGATATTCAAAAGAAGTGCCAGCAGGAGTTGGTTGATCTCGAGAAGAAGGTATCTCTGATGGAAGTAATACTGAAAGTAACGAAAGCATTACAGGACATGACCAGGCAGACTTCTGAACTGGAAGTCACGTGTGCTTCCCTCGGTGAGGAGTTGCAGAGGAGATGTGTATGTCCAAGTTGTCACCTAGATAATGTGGAGGCCCTGGGCAAGCTGCTTCAG TGA
- the LOC109003396 gene encoding putative non-specific lipid-transfer protein 14 has product MGINQMVSPKEQAIMLLLMVISLAISAVSAATECSTVTGLASSCSTFITYGSPDPFPGSPCCDAMMSLNVIADSTDNRRLICRCMMGLITTYNPNATAIATLSGSCGVSLGFTIDPNTDCSS; this is encoded by the coding sequence ATGGGAATCAATCAAATGGTTAGCCCAAAAGAACAAGCGATTATGTTGCTATTAATGGTGATATCATTGGCAATATCAGCAGTATCTGCTGCAACTGAGTGCTCAACTGTGACAGGACTAGCCTCATCTTGCTCTACTTTCATCACTTATGGTTCTCCAGACCCATTTCCTGGATCGCCATGTTGCGATGCCATGATGAGCCTGAACGTGATTGCTGACTCTACTGATAATCGAAGATTGATTTGTCGGTGCATGATGGGCCTCATTACCACCTACAATCCCAATGCCACAGCTATTGCCACCTTGTCTGGCTCTTGCGGAGTCTCTCTGGGCTTCACAATCGATCCAAATACCGATTGCAGCTcgtga
- the LOC109003394 gene encoding protein IQ-DOMAIN 1-like produces the protein MGFLRRLFGFRTRNPKKEKKRRSFSVGSPDHGNTQATPSRRHFDSSSTDLDPNKHAIAVAAATAAVAEAALAAAHAAAEVVRLTSTTSSVGCGSTRRRWTEDFAAVKIQSAFRGYLARRALKALKALVKLQALVRGHMVRKQTADMLKRMQTLVRVQARARASRTHLSEPLHSSSKSSLLRRPVPATPDLNDGPLRAYSSKFDGSSILKRCGSNSNFRDVINPDKPHVGSNWLDRWMEESLWNNRRDISLRNGHTDDEKSDKILEVDTWKPHLNSQKSNRNFQASQHAFASDFYQDRFMRYDSPSKYSTKASNSVPIQATLSPGEFTPLSSLKIGKDGATIRTAENSPHSASSRPGHNARRGHFTPTRSECAWGFFSGYSGHPNYMANTESSRAKVRSQSAPRQRLEFENLGSTRSSVQGFWDAGSNSDRAFSHQTDYRNKTYPDSSRLSGLWSSNIR, from the exons ATGGGCTTTCTCCGACGACTCTTCGGATTCCGCACCAGAAATCccaagaaggaaaagaagaggcGGAGCTTCAGCGTCGGATCCCCAGACCACGGTAATACCCAAGCGACGCCGTCTCGAAGACATTTCGACTCTTCTTCCACCGACCTGGACCCCAACAAGCACGCCATAGCCGTCGCCGCTGCCACTGCTGCGGTGGCGGAGGCTGCGCTCGCGGCCGCCCATGCGGCGGCCGAGGTTGTCAGGCTTACTAGCACCACTAGCTCCGTTGGTTGTGGGAGCACTCGTCGTCGGTGGACGGAGGACTTTGCGGCCGTTAAGATACAGTCAGCTTTCCGTGGCTATCTG GCAAGGAGGGCACTCAAGGCACTGAAAGCACTGGTGAAACTTCAAGCATTAGTAAGAGGGCACATGGTGAGAAAGCAAACTGCTGACATGCTGAAGCGCATGCAAACATTGGTCCGAGTGCAAGCCCGAGCACGTGCAAGTCGCACACACTTGTCAGAACCCTTGCATTCTAGCAGCAAGTCCTCCCTCTTGCGGCGACCT GTTCCTGCAACTCCTGACTTGAATGATGGCCCCCTTCGTGCTTATAGTAGCAAATTTGATGGCTCATCAATCTTAAAG CGATGTGGTTCGAATTCAAACTTCAGGGACGTCATCAACCCAGACAAACCACATGTTGGTTCGAACTGGTTGGACCGTTGGATGGAAGAAAGCTTATGGAACAACCGTCGAGACATTTCATTAAGAAATGGGCATACTGATGATGAGAAGAGTGACAAGATTCTTGAAGTAGATACTTGGAAGCCGCATTTGAACTCCCAAAAAAGTAACAGAAACTTTCAGGCATCACAGCATGCTTTTGCTTCTGATTTTTACCAAGACAGGTTTATGAGATACGACTCTCCATCAAAATACTCAACAAAAGCTTCAAACTCAGTTCCTATTCAGGCTACCTTATCTCCAGGGGAATTTACGCCTCTGAGCTCactaaaaataggaaaagaTGGAGCAACAATAAGGACTGCTGAGAACAGCCCACATTCTGCATCATCTAGGCCTGGACATAATGCCAGAAGAGGTCATTTCACACCCACGAGGAGTGAGTGCGCGTGGGGCTTTTTTAGTGGGTACTCAGGTCACCCAAACTACATGGCAAATACAGAATCATCTCGGGCTAAGGTTAGGTCACAGAGTGCTCCAAGGCAAAGGCTCGAGTTTGAAAATCTTGGTTCAACCAGGAGTTCCGTTCAGGGGTTTTGGGATGCAGGGAGTAACTCAGATAGAGCCTTTTCCCACCAAACTGACTACAGGAACAAAACTTATCCAGACTCTAGCCGCTTGAGCGGACTTTGGAGTTCTAATATAAGGTGA
- the LOC109006922 gene encoding stamen-specific protein FIL1-like has translation MAALKSLVSQLAVLMLVVLAVQTQTAQAQMSCPAELSNLNVCAPYVVPGAANVVPSSECCSALQSVQHDCLCSTLRIASQLPAQCNVPAVSCGIN, from the exons ATGGCAGCCCTCAAGTCCCTCGTTTCTCAGCTTGCAGTTCTGATGCTCGTGGTGCTTGCTGTGCAGACCCAGACAGCTCAGGCACAGATGAGCTGCCCTGCTGAGCTAAGCAACCTCAACGTGTGCGCACCCTATGTGGTGCCAGGTGCAGCCAACGTGGTTCCTAGTTCTGAGTGCTGCAGTGCACTCCAATCAGTGCAACATGACTGCCTCTGCAGCACTCTGAGGATCGCTTCCCAGCTTCCGGCTCAATGCAATGTCCCTGCCGTCTCTTGTG GTATAAATTAG
- the LOC109006924 gene encoding probable methyltransferase PMT15 → MASSNQTPYHPTAKPPKPTSTIASFFSSWKTTNLYYLVACLCIISYFLGAWKRGGTSNIPIITNNNLVSNACAPANDTNLDFNTHHNLKEAGPGGTLNIRTSYPPCDVSFSEYTPCQDAKRSLRFSRERVIYRERHCPEKSEILKCRVPAPYGYKNPFAWPTSRDLAWYANVPHKELTVEKAVQNWIIYEGDKFKFPGGGTMFPNGADAYIDDIGSLINLKDGSIRTAIDTGCGVASWGAYLLSRDILPMSFAPRDTHEAQVQFALERGVPALIGIIASKRLPYPSRAFDMAHCSRCLIPWGKYGGLYLIEVDRVLRPGGYWILSGPPIHWEKHWKGWERTKEDLNAEQTTIENVAKSLCWKKLIEKDDIAIWQKPTNHLNCKVNRKLTQNTPFCPVEDPDKAWYTEMETCLTPLPEVSNVQEIAGGELAKWPERLHAIPPRISRGTVKGITADVFQQDVDLWKKRVSHYKKVNGQLGHAGRYRNVLDMNAYLGGFAAALIDYPLWVMNVVPVEATKVNTLGVIYERGLIGTYQNWCEAMSTYPRTYDLIHADSVFSLYKDRCEMEDILLEMDRILRPEGSVILRDDVDMVIKMKSIADGLEWDSRIVDHEDGPHEREKLLVAVKKYWTAPAS, encoded by the exons ATGGCTAGCTCTAACCAAACGCCATATCATCCCACCGCCAAGCCCCCCAAGCCCACCAGTACCATCGCCTCTTTCTTCTCCTCGTGGAAGACAACCAATCTCTACTATCTAGTTGCCTGCCTCTGCATCATCTCTTACTTCCTCGGTGCCTGGAAACGCGGCGGCACCTCCAATATCCCAATCATCACCAACAATAATTTAGTCTCAAACGCGTGCGCACCCGCGAACGACACCAACCTCGACTTCAACACTCACCACAATCTCAAAGAGGCAGGCCCCGGTGGTACTTTGAATATCCGTACATCCTACCCTCCATGCGACGTGAGTTTCAGCGAGTATACTCCATGCCAGGACGCGAAGCGATCGCTTAGGTTTAGCAGAGAGAGGGTGATATATAGGGAGAGACACTGCCCCGAGAAGAGTGAGATCTTGAAGTGCCGCGTGCCGGCCCCTTATGGGTACAAGAACCCATTCGCGTGGCCGACTAGCCGGGATCTTGCGTGGTACGCGAACGTGCCGCACAAGGAGTTGACGGTGGAGAAGGCGGTGCAGAATTGGATTATATATGAAGGGGACAAGTTTAAGTTTCCGGGAGGGGGGACTATGTTCCCAAATGGAGCCGATGCTTACATTGATGATATTGGAAGCTTGATCAATCTCAAAGATGGGTCTATTCGGACCGCCATTGATACAGGCTGTGGC GTTGCAAGTTGGGGGGCATATCTTCTCTCCCGTGACATCCTGCCAATGTCGTTTGCACCAAGGGACACCCACGAAGCCCAAGTGCAATTTGCTTTGGAGCGAGGTGTTCCTGCTTTGATTGGAATTATTGCCTCCAAGCGACTTCCTTACCCGTCAAGAGCTTTTGACATGGCGCATTGCTCTCGCTGCCTCATTCCATGGGGAAAATATG GTGGGCTCTATTTGATTGAAGTTGATCGCGTTCTACGCCCCGGGGGATACTGGATTTTGTCTGGTCCACCAATCCACTGGGAGAAACATTGGAAAGGCTGGGAAAGAACAAAGGAGGATTTGAATGCAGAACAGACAACCATTGAGAATGTTGCTAAAAGCCTTTGCTGGAAAAAGCTCATAGAGAAGGATGATATTGCTATATGGCAAAAGCCCACCAACCACTTGAACTGCAAAGTCAACCGTAAACTCACCCAAAACACACCTTTCTGCCCGGTTGAAGATCCTGACAAGGCCTG GTACACAGAAATGGAGACATGTCTGACACCCTTGCCTGAAGTTTCCAACGTGCAAGAAATAGCAGGTGGAGAGCTGGCAAAATGGCCTGAAAGACTACATGCGATACCACCCAGGATTAGTAGGGGAACTGTGAAAGGGATTACAGCTGATGTTTTCCAACAAGATGTAGATCTATGGAAGAAGAGGGTGTCACATTATAAGAAGGTAAACGGTCAATTAGGACATGCTGGGAGGTACCGCAACGTTTTAGACATGAATGCTTACTTGGGTGGATTTGCTGCTGCTCTTATTGATTACCCACTTTGGGTGATGAATGTTGTTCCTGTTGAGGCGACAAAGGTCAACACTCTTGGAGTTATATATGAAAGGGGATTGATTGGAACATATCAGAATTG GTGTGAGGCCATGTCTACTTATCCAAGAACTTATGATCTCATCCACGCTGATTCGGTGTTTAGTCTCTACAAGGACAG ATGTGAAATGGAAGACATTCTACTTGAAATGGATAGAATTTTGAGACCAGAAGGAAGTGTAATCCTTAGGGACGATGTTGATATGGTGATAAAGATGAAGAGTATTGCTGATGGATTGGAGTGGGACAGTCGAATTGTTGACCATGAAGATGGGCCTCATGAGAGGGAGAAGCTTTTAGTTGCAGTGAAAAAATATTGGACAGCTCCTGCTTCTTAA